Proteins encoded together in one Amblyomma americanum isolate KBUSLIRL-KWMA chromosome 1, ASM5285725v1, whole genome shotgun sequence window:
- the LOC144113284 gene encoding uncharacterized protein LOC144113284: MAYPTNYYHRMAPHPYPLYANLPGFRRACTASSSNDCWLCDVLQSWNSTLRYCRLNLREEEPGVLCLQSLRGTFFAVEDEPRDKAPVHSAAFLLAYLPRLHKCIRRISLHRQHLPRQPAPVRLLLGADWWPQQPECNVQYLEISSIVDAEWDIFLCGLGRVSALKCLIIERAILGNNYVSKLDQLLAANSGSLQKLVISASRTQTAEASDRLIRAISNCTHLTELSFDCHLTRTGVYDLGRLLLPCENIQKLSLRDQFGAECRRALLGALRSFVETNASLTELHYKSLSLDVIQLLDALKFNRTLKHLVLSGYKHNQKTFGREHGAALGAALATNSGLRSLVISHCTFSELAVEDISAGLALNTSLERFDLSHCRVNFDVASALCRVLYTNRTLHMVVLDPDGEAISEWVRFSKQVAAANCYHRVGMRWDETSMQNIVNVLKQPSLCPPECHIDSSRFSITSLSQVCSALVSSSVKSISVTFIDSNLNEARHHVHEAIRKNQSIVSLSLQEDRISSGACIFVAKALLENKTVTKLSLRINDLYTGAAQTLSEILSKNQTLEKLLLNCNNVDLWCVNVIARGLKENRTLTHFSIFDERDDASRSIITVDECVDRNLSSWNCAVQFVLKACISRRRAETFESLQGMPCFLQRVAAASGKSLAEAAAMVECAKHFIRSNYLFITGVVIRGICCYPSGQTQVDCLNNDCWTEITKYLRVSDVIRH; the protein is encoded by the exons ATGGCGTACCCCACTAACTACTACCATAGGATGGCACCACACCCGTATCCGCTGTACGCGAATCTGCCAGGCTTCAGAAGAGCTTGCACGGCCTCTTCGTCAAACGACTGCTGGCTGTGTGATGTGTTGCAAAGCTGGAACAGTACTTTGCGATACTGCCGTCTCAACTTGAGGGAGGAGGAGCCTGGGGTGTTGTGCCTGCAGTCCTTGCGCGGTACCTTCTTTGCCGTTGAAGATGAACCCAGGGACAAAGCACCAGTCCACAGCGCGGCTTTCTTGCTGGCCTACCTCCCTCGGCTACACAAGTGCATCAGAAGGATAAGCCTTCATCGGCAGCATTTGCCTCGTCAGCCAGCCCCAGTAAGGCTCCTGCTCGGAGCTGATTGGTGGCCACAACAGCCAGAATGCAACGTGCAGTACCTCGAGATTTCCAGCATCGTCGATGCCGAATGGGACATTTTCTTGTGCGGCCTGGGTCGCGTCAGCGCACTGAAATGCTTGATCATTGAACGCGCCATCCTCGGCAACAATTACGTCTCGAAACTCGATCAACTCCTCGCAGCGAATTCAGGGAGCCTGCAGAAACTTGTGATTTCCGCAAGTCGGACGCAAACCGCCGAAGCCTCCGACAGGCTGATCAGAGCTATCTCAAATTGCACACATCTCACTGAGCTTTCATTTGATTGCCACTTGACGAGAACCGGTGTTTACGATTTGGGTCGATTGCTACTGCCATGCGAGAATATTCAGAAGCTCTCACTTCGGGACCAGTTTGGAGCCGAATGCAGGCGAGCACTTCTGGGGGCCCTCAGAAGTTTTGTCGAAACTAATGCGTCGCTGACGGAGCTACATTATAAAAGTCTAAGCTTGGACGTCATACAACTGCTGGATGCACTGAAGTTCAACCGCACCTTAAAGCACCTTGTTTTGAGTGGCTACAAACACAACCAAAAAACATTTGGAAGGGAACATGGTGCAGCCTTAGGGGCGGCATTGGCAACGAATTCTGGTCTTCGGAGCTTGGTGATTTCTCACTGCACCTTCAGCGAGTTAGCTGTTGAAGATATTTCAGCTGGGCTAGCCCTTAACACCTCCTTGGAACGTTTTGATCTCTCTCATTGCAGAGTTAACTTTGATGTGGCATCAGCATTGTGCCGTGTACTTTACACTAATCGCACTTTACACATGGTGGTGCTTGACCCCGATGGAGAAGCCATTTCTGAATG GGTCAGATTTTCCAAGCAGGTGGCAGCAGCCAACTGTTACCACCGTGTGGGAATGCGCTGGGACGAGACCAGCATGCAGAACATTGTAAATGTGCTGAAGCAGCCGTCACTTTGCCCACCAGAATGTCATATTGACTCCAGTCGTTTCTCGATTACGTCACTGTCACAGGTGTGCTCAGCACTCGTCTCGAGCAGCGTGAAGTCAATCTCGGTGACATTCATTGATTCCAACCTCAACGAGGCAAGACATCATGTGCACGAAGCAATCCGCAAGAACCAGTCCATTGTGAGCCTCAGCTTGCAAGAAGATAGGATCTCCTCTGGAGCTTGCATCTTTGTGGCCAAAGCTTTGTTAGAGAACAAAACAGTAACAAAACTTTCCTTGAGAATCAACGATTTGTACACTGGTGCAGCACAGACTCTTTCAGAGATCTTGTCCAAGAACCAGACTCTAGAGAAGCTGCTGCTCAACTGCAATAATGTAGATCTATGGTGTGTGAATGTCATTGCCAGGGGGCTTAAGGAAAACCGTACTTTAACTCATTTTTCCATTTTTGATGAAAGGGATGATGCCAGTCGCTCAATCATAACTGTTGATGAATGCGTGGACCGGAACCTGAGCAGTTGGAACTGTGCAGTGCAGTTTGTGCTTAAGGCCTGCATCAGCAGACGGCGAGCAGAGACTTTTGAATCATTGCAAGGAATGCCTTGCTTCCTTCAGCGTGTTGCAGCAGCCTCTGGAAAATCTCTGGCAGAAGCTGCAGCAATGGTGGAATGTGCAAAGCATTTCATAAGGAGTAACTATCTTTTCATAACTGGGGTGGTGATTCGGGGCATCTGCTGCTACCCTAGTGGACAGACGCAAGTTGACTGTTTGAATAATGACTGCTGGACTGAGATCACCAAGTACCTCAGGGTGTCTGATGTGATTAGGCATTGA
- the LOC144113286 gene encoding uncharacterized protein LOC144113286 produces MAYPTTYYHRMAPHPYPLYANLPGFRRACTASSSNDCWLCDVLTSWNSALRYCRLNLREEEPGELCLQSLRGTFFAVYDEPRDKAPVHSAAFLLAYLPRLHKCIRRISLHREHLPHQPAPVRLLLGADWWPQQPECNVQYLEISSIVDVEWDILLCGLGRVSALKGLIIERAILDNNYVSKLDQLLAANSGSLQKLVISASRTQTAEASDRLIRAISNCTHLTELSFDCHLTTTGVYDLGRLLLPCENIQKLSLRDQFGAERRRALLGALSSFVETNASLTELHYKSQSLDVIQLLDALKFNRTLKHLVLSGYKHNQKTFGREHGAALGAALATNSGLRSLVISHCTFSELAVEDISAGLALNTSLERFDLSHCRVNFDVASALCRVLYTNRTLHMVVLDPDGEAISERVRFSKQVAAANCYHRVGMRWDETSMQNFVNALKQPSLCPPECHIDSSRFSIMSLSQVCSALVLSTVKSISVTFIDSNLNEARHHVHEAIRQNQSIVSLSLQEDGISSGACIFVAKALLENKTVTKLSLRINDLRTGAAETLSEILSKNQTLEKLLLNCNHVDLWCVNIIARGLKENRTLTHFSIFDERDDASRSIITVYECVDRNLSSWNCAVQFVLEACISRRRAETFESLQGMPCFLQRVAAASGKSLAEAAAMVECAKHFIRSNYLFITGVVIRGICCYPSGQTQVDCLINDCWTEITKYLRVSDVIRH; encoded by the exons ATGGCGTACCCCACTACCTACTACCATAGGATGGCACCACACCCGTATCCGCTGTACGCGAATCTGCCAGGCTTCAGAAGAGCTTGCACGGCCTCTTCGTCAAACGACTGCTGGCTGTGTGATGTGTTGACAAGCTGGAACAGTGCTTTGCGATACTGCCGTCTCAACTTGAGGGAGGAGGAGCCTGGGGAGTTGTGCCTGCAGTCCTTGCGCGGTACCTTCTTTGCCGTTTACGATGAACCCAGGGACAAAGCACCAGTCCACAGCGCGGCTTTCTTGCTGGCCTACCTCCCTCGGCTACACAAGTGCATCAGAAGGATAAGCCTTCATCGGGAGCATTTGCCTCATCAGCCAGCCCCAGTAAGGCTCCTTCTCGGAGCTGATTGGTGGCCACAACAGCCAGAATGCAACGTGCAGTACCTCGAGATTTCCAGCATCGTCGATGTCGAATGGGACATTCTCTTGTGCGGCCTGGGTCGTGTCAGCGCACTGAAAGGCTTGATCATTGAACGCGCCATCCTCGACAACAATTACGTCTCGAAACTCGATCAACTCCTCGCAGCGAATTCAGGGAGCCTGCAGAAACTTGTGATTTCCGCAAGTCGGACGCAAACCGCCGAAGCCTCCGACAGGCTGATCAGAGCTATCTCAAATTGCACACATCTCACTGAGCTTTCATTTGATTGCCACTTGACGACAACCGGTGTTTACGATTTGGGTCGATTGCTACTGCCATGCGAGAATATTCAGAAGCTCTCACTTCGGGACCAGTTTGGAGCCGAACGCAGGCGAGCACTTTTGGGGGCCCTCAGCAGTTTTGTCGAAACTAATGCGTCGCTGACGGAGCTACATTATAAAAGTCAAAGCTTGGACGTCATACAACTGCTGGATGCACTGAAGTTCAACCGCACCTTAAAGCACCTTGTTTTGAGTGGCTACAAACACAACCAAAAAACATTTGGAAGGGAACATGGTGCAGCCTTAGGGGCGGCATTGGCAACGAATTCTGGTCTTCGGAGCTTGGTGATTTCTCACTGCACCTTCAGCGAGTTAGCTGTTGAAGATATTTCAGCTGGGCTAGCCCTTAACACCTCCTTGGAACGTTTTGATCTCTCTCATTGCAGAGTTAACTTTGATGTGGCATCAGCATTGTGCCGTGTACTTTACACTAATCGCACTTTACACATGGTGGTGCTTGACCCCGATGGAGAAGCCATTTCTGAACG GGTCAGGTTTTCCAAGCAGGTGGCAGCAGCCAACTGTTACCACCGTGTGGGAATGCGCTGGGACGAGACCAGCATGCAGAACTTTGTAAATGCGCTGAAGCAGCCGTCACTTTGCCCACCAGAATGCCATATTGACTCCAGTCGTTTCTCGATTATGTCACTGTCACAGGTGTGCTCCGCGCTCGTACTGAGCACCGTGAAGTCAATCTCGGTGACATTCATTGATTCCAACCTCAACGAGGCAAGACATCATGTGCACGAAGCAATCCGCCAGAACCAGTCCATTGTGAGCCTCAGCTTGCAAGAAGATGGGATCTCCTCTGGAGCTTGCATCTTTGTGGCCAAAGCTTTGTTAGAGAACAAAACAGTAACAAAACTTTCCTTGAGAATCAACGATTTGCGCACCGGTGCAGCAGAGACTCTTTCAGAGATCTTGTCCAAGAACCAGACTCTAGAGAAGCTGCTGCTCAACTGCAATCATGTAGATCTATGGTGTGTGAATATCATTGCCAGGGGGCTTAAGGAAAACCGTACTTTAACTCATTTTTCCATTTTTGATGAAAGGGATGATGCCAGTCGCTCAATCATAACTGTTTATGAATGCGTGGACCGGAACCTGAGCAGTTGGAACTGTGCAGTGCAGTTTGTTCTTGAGGCCTGCATCAGCAGACGGCGAGCAGAGACTTTTGAATCATTGCAAGGAATGCCTTGCTTCCTTCAGCGTGTTGCAGCAGCCTCTGGAAAATCTCTGGCAGAAGCTGCAGCAATGGTGGAATGTGCAAAGCATTTCATAAGGAGTAACTATCTTTTCATAACTGGGGTGGTGATTCGGGGCATCTGCTGCTACCCTAGTGGACAGACGCAAGTTGACTGTTTGATTAATGACTGCTGGACTGAGATCACCAAGTACCTCAGGGTGTCTGATGTGATTAGGCATTGA